The nucleotide window GGTGTCGACGGACGGCACGGCGGCCACCGCCGCCCCGTGCGCCCGCGCCGCCTGGACGCCGCGCGCGATGATGTCCGGGGTCACGAACGGACGGGCGCCGTCGTGAATGGCGGCGAACGCCACGCCACCGTCCGCGAGCGCTTCAAGTCCGCAGAGGACCGATCCGGCGCGGGACGTGCCGCCCAGAATCACGCGGACAACCTTGGTCAGGCGCGCCGCGCGAATCACATCGGCGATTTGGTCGCGATTGGCCGGGCTGGCGGTCACCACCACATGGCGGATTTCTGTCGCTTGCTCGAAGGCGCGCAGGCTCCAGACGATCAGGGGCGCGTCGCCCAGGGGCGTCAGCAGCTTGTCCTCGCCGCCCATGCGGGTTGCGCCGCCCGCGGCCAGCACCACGGCGTCCACGGGGCCTGCGGTCATGGCAATGCGAGGGCCAGGGCCTCCGCCAGATTCGCGGCCCCAAGTCCCTCGGTCGCGCCGTTGCGGGCGCTGGCGGACGGCACCAGGCAGCGGGTGAAGCCCAGGCGCTCGGCCTCGCGCACGCGCACCGCGGCCGAGGGCACCGAGCGCAGCTCGCCGGAAAGTCCCAGCTCGCCGATCGCCGCGACCTGCGGCCCGGGCGCCTGGTCGCGCGCGCTGGACGCGATGGCCACCGCCACCGCCAGGTCAACCGCCGGCTCGCGCAGCCGCAAGCCGCCGACGACGTTGACGTAGACGTCGTGCTGGCCAAGCTGGACGCCGGCGCGGCGGCCCAGCACCGCCAGCAGCATGTGCAACCGGTTGAGGTCGAATCCCGTGGCGAGGCGCTTGGGCAGGGCGTAGGCGGTCGGCGCCGTCAGCGCCTGAATCTCGACCACCAGCGGACGGGTGCCTTCCAGCGGCACGGCCACCGCCGAGCCCGGCGCGCGGGCGTCACGCTCGGCCAGGAAGAGCGCGGAAGGATTGGGCACCTCGTGCAGGCCGTCGCCGCGCATCTCGAACACCGCCACCTCGAACGTCGGGCCGAAGCGGTTCTTCACCGACCGCAGCAGGCGCTGGGCGTGGAAGTCGTCGCCCTCGAGGTAGAGCACCGTGTCCACGATGTGCTCGAGGGTGCGCGGCCCGGCCACGGTGCCTTCCTTGGTGACGTGCCCCACCAGCATCACGGGGGTTTGTGACGCCTTGGCGAACTGCATGATCTGGACGGTGGCCTCGCGCACCTGGCTGACGCTGCCGGGAGCCGCGGCCAGGCCCTCGACGCGCACCGTTTGAATTGAGTCGACGACGACGAGGCCGGCGCGCAGTCGCTCGGCCTCGGCCAGCGCGCCGCCGACCTCGGTGTCGGGATAGACGTGAATCGCGCTGGACTCCAGGCCCATGCGCCGCGCCCGCATGC belongs to Chloroflexota bacterium and includes:
- the radA gene encoding DNA repair protein RadA, which gives rise to MAKPRATFICEDCGARHQQWSGQCGACGAWNSIIEHRPPRAAASSASVAAVPLGAVEDDAAARRSTGMSEFDRVLGGGLVDGALILIGGDPGIGKSTLVLRAAAALGTDRRPVLYVAAEESPQQVRMRARRMGLESSAIHVYPDTEVGGALAEAERLRAGLVVVDSIQTVRVEGLAAAPGSVSQVREATVQIMQFAKASQTPVMLVGHVTKEGTVAGPRTLEHIVDTVLYLEGDDFHAQRLLRSVKNRFGPTFEVAVFEMRGDGLHEVPNPSALFLAERDARAPGSAVAVPLEGTRPLVVEIQALTAPTAYALPKRLATGFDLNRLHMLLAVLGRRAGVQLGQHDVYVNVVGGLRLREPAVDLAVAVAIASSARDQAPGPQVAAIGELGLSGELRSVPSAAVRVREAERLGFTRCLVPSASARNGATEGLGAANLAEALALALP
- the ispD gene encoding 2-C-methyl-D-erythritol 4-phosphate cytidylyltransferase — encoded protein: MTAGPVDAVVLAAGGATRMGGEDKLLTPLGDAPLIVWSLRAFEQATEIRHVVVTASPANRDQIADVIRAARLTKVVRVILGGTSRAGSVLCGLEALADGGVAFAAIHDGARPFVTPDIIARGVQAARAHGAAVAAVPSVDTVKLVTPAGRVSRTLPRDQVWLAQTPQFGRLDDLLQAHRRNRDRLADFTDDVALLEHEGVPVHVFESDAGNVKITRPADLQAARVRVASMPSYPDAMTEPDTQQ